TCATCCGCATGGACCCCGACatgagcgcggcggcgccgagcacgGCGTAGAGGCCGTGGTCGATGCGGACGAAGCGCGCCAGCACCAGCGCCGCGATGCGGCCGTAGGCGGAGCCCATGAGGATGATGGGCAGGAAGAGGCCCGAGGGGACGGCGATGCCGAAGGTGAGGAGCCCCAGCACGCAGTAGatggcgaagaagatgagcagcgAGTCGAGGCGGAACTCGCCGGCGGTGCCCGTGGAGAAGATGTTGCGGGTGGCGTCGGTGTTGGTGGCGTGCAGCAGCGACGCCAGGTCGTTGTAGAACCCGTCGGGGCAGTTGAACTGCTTGAAGTTGCCGGACTTGCCGACGGTcgggcaggaggcggcggcggcgccggcggcggagcagggcgtgcAGGGCACGGCGAAGGGGAGGAGGTAGAGGCCGGCGGAGGTGAGGACGGAgacggcgagcgcgagcgcgagctTGGCGAGGCGGCCCCGGGCGTTGATGAGGTTGTAGAGGCGGAGCACCTGGTGGAGGACGTGGTTGTAGAGCGCGCCGAAGAGGCcgccgaggacgccgacgagcgTGACGGGGAggaggtcgccggcgtggtAGCGGACGGTGACGCCGCTGACGTCGAAGAGGATGAGCCCGCCCTCGCCGAACATGCCGCAGCGCCCGTTGCGGCACACCTCGATGAAGCcgcggaggacgacgacgacggtggcCGTGCTGAAGAAGGTGCGCCACAGCAGCGCGCTCCGCCACCAGGTGGCCACCTCCTCCAGCGCGAAGAGCACGCCGCCGACGGGGGCCCGGAACGCCGCGCACACCCCCGACGAGGCGCCGCAGGTGATGAGGTCGCGGCGGTCGCGGTCGTTGTTGAAGAAGCGCAGCCACCGCCAGCGGAGGCGCCACCGGCCCTCGCCGCCCTGGCTGAGGAGGTTGGCGAGGCAGGCGCCGATGTGGACCAGGGGCCCCTCCTTGCCGAGGTCCATCCCCGACGACACGGCGCCGATGCTGCCGACGAtctgccattttttttcttgtcagTACTCAGTATTTTATCAACTAAAAAGtgatgaaaaaaaagaacaaagatCGATCGATCGTGCCTTGACGATGAGCTGCGGCGCGCCGAACATGTTGGGCGTGTCGACGCCGTTGAGGTAGGCCTTGATCTCGGGGAtgccggggccggcggcggtgggggcgaaGACGAcgcagagcgcggcggcgacgaaggTGAGGCCCAGGTTGACGCCGGCGAAGTAGAGGAAGCCCGCCCAGTAGCGCCGCTCGCGGACGAGGGTGACCATCCGGAGCATCTTGAGGCCGGTGATGTTCTCGATGGCGAGGTTGATGAGCGACGCGATGACGCCGGTGAGGAGCCCGACGAGGAACGCCATCGCCCACTTGAGGAAGATGTACTGCAGCACCTCCACATTGGACCGGCTCCGCCAGTCGTGCTTGAACAGGTCGTTCTCGATGATCCTGCGTCATGCAAGAACAATCCATCTGAGATGGCCGGATGCAAGAACAGAGCAGACTGATCGATCACCATGGAGAACGCAATGCTTACTCGTAATCGAGGCTCTCGATGTGGGAGACCTTGGCGCCGACGAGGGCGAGGTGGCTGGCCGTCAGGGTGGCGCTCCGCTTCAGCAGCGGCTGCTCCAGGGAGCTGATGCCGttcccgccgtcgccggtgccGGTGCTCTCTGGGTCTTCCGGGTCTTGCACGCCGTCCTCATTCTTACGCTTCAGCTCCGGCGCCGGGCcgggctccgccgccggctcgccggcggccctcgTGCTCCGCTCTTCCTCCATGGCTAACTTCctgggaaagagagagagagagagagagggacagAGCTGCTCtgtggcctctctctctctgctccctGAGGCGAGGAGGTGTGGTGTCAGGGAGGATAGATGATGGACAATTGGAGGGGGCCGTCTGAATCCCCTCTTATCAATGAAGGCGGCTGGGCCTTGGCAACTTGCAAGGATGGGCAGCAACTACTGCTGCTGGTGACGCATTGGCAATGGCAGCCTGCTGCCTGATGATCGAGGTCTCTGCCTCTCCTTTCAGAGGACTTCACTTCATTCATATAGAGCATGCAAAAGGTTTTTGGCATGTTCTTGCATGCttgatctctttttttttttgaaactttgaacTCGCCCTGTGGTGTGGTAGTAGCTAGCTAGTCCTCACatgcatctttttctttttcaagtaCTAtgagctgttttttttttctgttgcaTGATGAATAAATTCAGCAGTTTAATACTGATTTGTCCATGTAAACTGGGCCAATAATTGCCTTTTTTATGCCGTGAGGACACATGGCGAGGTGATTGAAAAGTCTGATCGACTAATCCCTGGCCTCAGGGGGTGAGGCGCCTCTTGGGAGGTCACTTAGGGcttgtttgggagggcttccgccggctccggctccggcactGTATTGTCAGTGTAGCGCGGAGCCAGTGGAGCCACCCAAACCAGGCTCCATAGCTTTAATAAACAGTATCGCGTGTCAGTGAGACAAGAGGAGATGAGGGAGTGGAGCCGCTTCGATGAACAGTGCTACTATAGTATTTTGTGCCGTGGAGCTGGAGCCGCatggagccctcccaaacgggggCCTTAAGGTGATCAGAGCTAGCTAGTGCAATGAACACAGCtctctctcttggccatttgctTCTCTTTCAACCCTTACCTTGTTTTTTTATCTATGGATTGTTGATGGATCCACATCAAGGTTGCAAACACAAAGGCGTAAAGGTTGGCCGTATCTACGCAGCGCTGAACTTTCCTTGGGTTTTGGATCAAGTTCAGTCGCCCAGAGTGGCACCTGAGGGCATTTTGGTCAtttccctccattctttggCATCATCCTTGGCCATGCTGAAACCAAAACCAAAACAAAAGGACCTGTTGAGGCAGCTATGGAATTTTCGTGGAGAATAAGAAATGCAACTAAATTAAActatactataaaaattgaAACAATTAAATATAATTGTCACCAAAACTAATTTAGCCATACCTCTCATAAAACAGCTTCTGGCCCACCCGTCGGAGTCCGGGTGCTTGACAGCGCCTCGGCAGACCGAAATACCACATCGCGCCGCCCTAAACAAAACAATTTTGTCACCGCGCGTCCCCACTTACCCGCCCGCGCGTACCCACACGAAAATCACGGCTCCTCGATTTTCCTTTTCTCAGTTGACCCCCTCCCCGT
The nucleotide sequence above comes from Panicum virgatum strain AP13 chromosome 3K, P.virgatum_v5, whole genome shotgun sequence. Encoded proteins:
- the LOC120699361 gene encoding chloride channel protein CLC-a-like; this translates as MEEERSTRAAGEPAAEPGPAPELKRKNEDGVQDPEDPESTGTGDGGNGISSLEQPLLKRSATLTASHLALVGAKVSHIESLDYEIIENDLFKHDWRSRSNVEVLQYIFLKWAMAFLVGLLTGVIASLINLAIENITGLKMLRMVTLVRERRYWAGFLYFAGVNLGLTFVAAALCVVFAPTAAGPGIPEIKAYLNGVDTPNMFGAPQLIVKIVGSIGAVSSGMDLGKEGPLVHIGACLANLLSQGGEGRWRLRWRWLRFFNNDRDRRDLITCGASSGVCAAFRAPVGGVLFALEEVATWWRSALLWRTFFSTATVVVVLRGFIEVCRNGRCGMFGEGGLILFDVSGVTVRYHAGDLLPVTLVGVLGGLFGALYNHVLHQVLRLYNLINARGRLAKLALALAVSVLTSAGLYLLPFAVPCTPCSAAGAAAASCPTVGKSGNFKQFNCPDGFYNDLASLLHATNTDATRNIFSTGTAGEFRLDSLLIFFAIYCVLGLLTFGIAVPSGLFLPIILMGSAYGRIAALVLARFVRIDHGLYAVLGAAALMSGSMRMTVSLCVIFLELTNNLLLLPITMFVLLIAKTVGDAFNPSIYEIILDLKGLPFLEPKPETWMKDIAVGELAAAKPRAVTLQVVERVSTVVEVLRSTPHNGFPVLDRPRPGVSELHGLVLRSHLMAVLRKRWFLPERRRTEEWEAREKFSSTGLAEKAGSVDELQLSPEELDMYIDLHPFTNTTPYTVVETMSVAKAVVLFRTCALRHMLIIPKFQGLEISPIVGILTRQDLRAHNILGAFPLLANKRKVH